Part of the Pangasianodon hypophthalmus isolate fPanHyp1 chromosome 9, fPanHyp1.pri, whole genome shotgun sequence genome is shown below.
TGTACACATCTCTTTCACATCAGTGTTGTGTCTCTCTTTAGTTCCCTCCatacattttctcttttattgGCTCTCATCCCTgcagatctctctctttctggatATCCTGATGTGCCTTTGCTCAGACCTGACCGAAGCTGAGTTTGTGAATGGAGTGAGAGCAGGTTGCAGTTCACCTTCGGGTCCACAGGGGGAGGCAGTGAAGAGCGCTCGCTCTGTGCTCTGGAGGACTTTGAGAGGCGTTCCCCTTTTTCTGGGTACTTCACTTACCTTACCTTacctttttttatctttctgtcattttcttttggttttgaTGAATATATTCACGCTGTATTTGCAGTACACGCTTCAGACGGACACTATGATTATCTGACAATGTCAGGCAGGGAACATATTGTACGTCTGACAGAGGCAGGATCAGAGACACAGATTCTTTCCCACATACAGGTGAGCCAAAGTGAAACTAAAAGTTAACTAAACCCTAAGCTTTCGTTCTGAATCACGGCTTGCTTGCCTGTCTGTCCGGACTACTGAATCCATAAACCGTTGTGTTTCAGTAGTATGTTGATGTTGAATTGTTATTacgtctctccctctctgcagGAGTTGCAGTGTGTGAGCGAGAACAGTAGGATAATTAACAGTGTCCTGGAAGGAGAGGTGCATGTTGCAGCAGGGGCTGTTGTGCAACACTGCCACTTACAGGTCAGGACGGCTTAAAACCTTTCACACCATTTACTAGCTATCTGATGAAATCTGATGACCTTCTGTGGCTCTACTTAGGATATAAGACAGTGGTTCTGTACAAAATTTCACCAACAGCAATCCCAATATCAAACAGTAGTACTTGCACTGCAATCCAATGCACTCAGAACTCGGAAAAAAACTtcactaatctaatctaaacacGTTTCAATGCTTCGTCTTTGAAAAACATATTGCCATATTTTATGGCTAGCCTCtgaattttctaaaaataaaacttcagtTGAGTAAGATCTTGGTTGTGTGCTCATGAAATGCATCTTTCACAATGGTTTTATTTACGTTAAGAAAATTTACGTTAGTAAATTTGAGCTGAAATCAGCAGAATTACGTTGCACATCTAAGCTTACAAAGCAGATAAACATCTTTACAGCACAAACGATGCATATTAAGTAAAATCAAGTTTTATCAAGTAGAAAATGATACAAAGGGATTTCTGTTTACTATTCACTGAGCATGTGCACCGCCATATTGTTATAACGTCAGGTGTGTTTATGTCTCAGACTAGGTGGATTTTGCCAGATTTCCTGACCGGTAATTCCAAGTTGAATGACTGTTCCATGTCAgagggtggatttttttccccagttccTAAAAACAatggattgcagcattagaTACATTTGAAAGTGGGAATCACTGAACACCATAAAGGAGCATAATGTCAGCCAGGGTGCACTTTGCTTACTGAGCTCAGCTTTGCACTTGAACATCAGTTAGTGTTAAGGAACCTATAGTTTAAACTGTGTATCTTATATATTCTTAAAGTTTATATTATCTATAAGCTAAAAATTCATTCTGCTTacccctccccctccctccaAGGCAGTTACTCGGTGGTTCCCCGCTGTTTCAGCAGGGCTTATTTAGgtgtaatattaaaaagtaataatttaaCAGTCAGTTGCAGGTAATTAggagtttgtgatttttttttttttttattttatattccagGGCCCAATTCAAGTGAATTCTGGGTGCCTCCTCTCCGGCCTGGATCAGACGGTTTCAGATCAACTACAGCACCTGCCTCTGACCAGCGACATCATTGTGCAGGGGCACAGGGTGAATGTGGGAGAGCTGAAGTTAactgtgtttacagtgtttgggGCGTATGACAGTTTGGAGGTAGATAACTTTTGGTTGTCTTTCTGTGCAAAACTAGAGCGAGGCTGCTTCCTTTGATGCTTTTGAACCATAACATGTAATGGACCTGGATTTCAAACCAACTCACTATGGCGTTATTAACTTCCCTTTTAAGTCCTCCATGTGCATTAAATAGTAAAGAGGTAACGATACACTCTGGACACGATTAGATACAGTTCACTAGCCTGGCTTCATGATTCGATTCAGTTCAATTCTCAGAACATtctgaataaaattttaatgaaatttgaaagaaaaattatgactgaaaaggctgctttttatttcttaaatataaacggtgcaaaacaatgtgcattttgtcagcataaacctaaataaatcaaaaattgttacgaacagaggtttaatattgtaaacaagtTGTGCTACTGTTTCACCATATcttcaaatttaataaataaattcttccAAGAAAATTGATTAAACACAGTCTCGGACTCGTGCAAAATGAGtgattgaaacataatgagctctgttGCTTTTTAACGGAAAATaaagctccaaagtcggctaaaatgcccgtTTTCCGTGACCTCTTTCTCAGGCACTGTAGATCACAGGGCTATGGGGCTGATGTTGTTTAAAAGCTAacgaagagctctttttaactgttatgaACTGTTATAAAGTGGTCATGTAACCCTATAACATATAATGCGTGTCGGGCATTGTGATCCGGAGCTATCTGTCAGTGTGCTCTTTATATATTGTAACTCTATGGGTTGCGCAGATTCGGACCTCTGgttttcaaacagtgcaactgcattagatgtataattaatagaatgttGATTCCCACGATGTGAATTGCACATTTCAAAGATACACGTAGTCAAATTTTTGCATTGCATGTTTTAAGTAGTGTTCTAATATTCACCTCTCTACAGGCCCAGAGTGATGATGTTGCTGCTTCATTCCTCAATCAAACATGGAGTCACTTCTTTAGCAGCACTGGAATACAGTAAGAGACAGAAAACAGCCCTGAGATTCCATATCAACTCAGAGAAATTGACTGCACCTaaaatatgtctgtgtgtgtttttgtctcagGCGAGAGGATCTGTGGGGAGCAGCGAGTGGAGCGCGTCAGACTCTGCTGGACGCTCGCTTGTTCTTGGCATTTATGCCAAAGGGAGGTACAGTAGGGCTGGATGGCGTGCGCTTCCTACTGGGAGGCTCTGGGAGTATAGAGAGCTGGAGATCAGCATGGAGACTCTCTCTTAGGGAGGTGCTGTCTCTCACTGACCAGCAGCGTGAACTGCAGTGGAGAGAGGAGCTGCTGTTTAGTGCAGGGCGGAGAAGAGCGGCGGACGCATTGAAGAGCCACGCAGCCCACAACCTTCTGCCCTGCATGAGAGCAGCAGTGCTGGGAGGCAAACACATAGAACTACTGAGCACACTCGACTCCGGTGAGGAAAAGATGGACAGTCACTGATCTGCTATTATTCCTCACGCTGAATGAGAATAtaagcattaaaatatattaaatactgcACTAATGTGTGCCACATAAAGTAACATATACTGATTACACGAAAAATTTCGTTGGTTGAACTGATCGCACAGTGTCATAGAACAGCTGAACATGCTTGGAGGAGAGCACTACTGTAACTGGCTTATTCTGtgtacacgagctcacagacaaCTATGATTTGTTAATGTGTATAATGATGATATGCAGAGCTTGGATGTCCAGACCAAtcatttttagttcattttgtgtgtgtgtgtgttttcgtaTGTTGTCTTATGTTGCGATTCAGTGTATATGTTAGAATTGGATGTGTATATATTCAGTGCATATGTTAGTTTTGGTTTAGATTAATTGTAACATttcagttagttagtgttttCATGCTCCAGCGGTTTTGGGAAGGTTGTGATAAGGTTCACTACCGTTAGCTTGGTGCTAACTTGTAATCTAAATGTAAACATCAGGTGAAATGCACAGAATAGAGCAATTATCACAAGATGCATATACATGACATATATACGACACACATATAAATCCTTAAATTGCTGTGTACTGTGTTGTCATATACATTTGtacatccctctctctctctcttcctgcctttctgttcatttgtctgttttttctgttcattctgtTTCAGTGGCTTCAGGAAGTCTTGCCGATCTGGGTGTAGCTGCACGTACTTTGGCATGCATCGCTGATGTTCTTGGTTGCATGGCCGGCGAGGGGAAAGGGGGTTTGAGGAGTGGCCCGGCTGCTAATCCATCCTGGGCTTCTGCTTTCAGCCTGCTGGAGCAGGGCAAGCTGGAGGCTGGTGTCGTGGAACTGGCCAATCAGAGAGCCCGCTGGCTCAACAGGTGAGAGTTTAGAGTGCAGAATGTGAGCAGGTCATCGTTTATGGGGATTTGCATTGATGGTGTACATTTTCATCCCCTATAGACCAGATCTGCTGGTAAGAGCTGCCAGACACTACGAGGGTGCAGGACAGATCCTTCTCAGGAAAGCGGTGATGTCTGCACGCCAGTTTGTGCTCATTGGTCAAGGCGAGATGCCGCCAATGGGAGAGTGGCAGGAAGTGGAGTGTCCAGCCCGACTGGACCTCTCTGGTGAGTTTCTGCAGTACTGTGCCCTGCACACACAATTCCCATTCCTCCAGGTCATTTTGAAATATATCAGCTTGCAgcctgtatactgtatataatgttagAAGtattaaacagtgtaaacaaagTAATACTTTTTTATAGTTTATCATATATAGTTCCATTTCTTTATATTGATACACTTTCCtgcatttgctttttttgttttttaaacaagaaTCAGAAGTAAAGTAGAAGGTGCACTTTAACCATTTTACCAAAATGACTCTGTCTAGGTGGGTGGAGTGATACTCCCCCGATTGCGTTTGAGCATGGAGGTGTGGTGGTGAACGTGTCTGTGAAGGTGGATGGAAAACGACCGATCGGAGCCCGAGTGCGTCGCATTCCAGAGCCCCGGCTGGTGTTGGTGAGCCGCAGCGGCCCTCCAGATTGCAGCATGACTACACAGACTGTGTGTAATGACCTCACTGACCTGGAGGACCACTGCCAGCCCCATGCGCCTGGTGAGGACTAACGTCCAAATCAACAATACTTCTGCTTCTCCAGCCACAGTTTAAAAACTACTTTGCAATTTCTAATGAATAAGGAAAGGAGATTTAACTGTATCATAAAGgcttcatttttgtgtgtgtgtgtgtgtgtgtgttgcaggtgcCCTGTTAaaggcggtgtgtgtgtgcagtgatgtaGTGTGTTTTACGTCTCCTCTGTCCCTGGAGCAGCAGTTGCTGCAGCGCTGGGGAGGAGGACTGGAGCTGCACAGCTGGTCTCAGCTGCCTCATGGCTCAGGACTTGGTGAGACTACATGCTTCAGTCTGGGACGTAACAGAATCAACACTGTACATTATTCTTCACTTAGGATTTTAAGCAGGACACACATTTGGGCCCATATGTCTGAGTCAAAACCCAGGCCCAAAACCTTTTTTCATATCATCATTTATCAAAACGAATACAATATTCTGCTTTTGTGATACTTATTATTAAAGATATTTCAAATATCTGATCAATTAAATGCgtaatatttcaataaattaaaaaaaagcatttaaatgtgCCTTTTCTGTACAGGAAAAACAAGTAATAACACTGAACAGATGTTACTTGGGTTGTATAATAATGACAAACACTGTCTAAAGAGTCATTGAGACTAACACAAAAAGAAAGATAATACGTGTTGACAacaaagaatgtaaaaaaaactgaacgAGGAAGTACAAAACAATAGTGAACCTAAAACTAAGCAGGATACAAACATGAAactaaagaatataaaaaagtacaaatcaATAAGATTAACCAAGTCTAAACTAGAAACAAGCCTATAATtagtatataattaataataactagACCTTAGCTATAGGGAAGAATAGAAGCTAAATTGCACGACAATGACTGCAAAGAAAATCCTGGACATAGAAGCTAGCACTAACAAGCCAAGATTTAAGCACATTTCGTTAAAGCAAACAATGCAAGTTTAGAGACATAAATAAAGTTCATGGAATGGAGCAAGGCTTCATAACAGTCTGATACTGAAGGCTGTTTAAAAAGAATCTGTGGTTGGGCCAGTGGATTAATGATGGTGACGAATCCGGGAGTCCGAATGCTGGATTTGCATTATGGGTGGTGTTGCTTTGTCATCACAACAGTgacactgatatttacattgCACagtgtattttgaaaaagttgTGTTTACGGTTGAATTTCTTGGTACTGGATTTTGGATCATGTTGTAACATTATTTCACGTAAGACATTCCTAGGTGATCAGTTGTACTGATATAAAGTGAactttatggtgtgtgtgtggtgtgtacagGTACAAGCAGTATCCTGGCAGGTGCGGTTCTGGCAGCTGTGTACAGATGCACTGGCCGGAGTTATGACACCAGTTCTCTCATCCACGCAGTACTACACCTGGAGCAGATACTCACCACAGGTCAGTGGGGCTCCAGCCATCACACTATAACCAGGGTGCACTCATAAATCAGGCCTTAGCTTACCTATGTTGCTGTCAACCTGCCATGTGCTAGACTTACAGGTGAATAAGTGGATGTATTTGGGGTTGTGGAGTACTTCTAAACATATTCGGAACATGAATTTCCTAAAAACCTGTGTTTGTATGCACTTTCAATCTTTTTTTAAGGCGGAAGAGATCAATGATATTCTCTCAAAACTATTGCAATAATCagagtatgtactgtatgtatatattttgtaattataatatatatgatTATGTATGATGATTAATTAGTATACACATTAGATATTAGTAAAATAACTAAAACACTAAAGAAATGTGCCGTAGGTGGAGGGTGGCAGGACCAGGTAGGAGGGCTGGTAGGTGGAGTGAAGGTGGCGCGGTCTCGTCCCATCCTGCCCCTGAGAGTGGAGGCGGAGCAGCTCGTGCTTCCTCAAGGCTTCCTCACTG
Proteins encoded:
- the fcsk gene encoding L-fucose kinase isoform X1 → MTAERVFNWTVVVLTCQHKDSVYAFQRELEVRQQRGILPPGALLLTVPDPQEHVGSGGATLNALLVAAEHLSARAGYTVVTADVLYDAHILILHTGRDFPWDGCSRAFCWMPVSAAEQSVEGPVCCLDMLLNCLSTKVCAGSPPGVWVCSTDMILSISTMPTVLWEDFTGVRAVSLPGDMSFAVNHGVYLTDTQGGVRDVIYRGSEERIRSAVLPDGKVPLVSGPVYFSSSVSERLLQTHVTPPLDGCTYLGMDSGALPLQISLFLDILMCLCSDLTEAEFVNGVRAGCSSPSGPQGEAVKSARSVLWRTLRGVPLFLVHASDGHYDYLTMSGREHIVRLTEAGSETQILSHIQELQCVSENSRIINSVLEGEVHVAAGAVVQHCHLQGPIQVNSGCLLSGLDQTVSDQLQHLPLTSDIIVQGHRVNVGELKLTVFTVFGAYDSLEAQSDDVAASFLNQTWSHFFSSTGIQREDLWGAASGARQTLLDARLFLAFMPKGGTVGLDGVRFLLGGSGSIESWRSAWRLSLREVLSLTDQQRELQWREELLFSAGRRRAADALKSHAAHNLLPCMRAAVLGGKHIELLSTLDSVASGSLADLGVAARTLACIADVLGCMAGEGKGGLRSGPAANPSWASAFSLLEQGKLEAGVVELANQRARWLNRPDLLVRAARHYEGAGQILLRKAVMSARQFVLIGQGEMPPMGEWQEVECPARLDLSGGWSDTPPIAFEHGGVVVNVSVKVDGKRPIGARVRRIPEPRLVLVSRSGPPDCSMTTQTVCNDLTDLEDHCQPHAPGALLKAVCVCSDVVCFTSPLSLEQQLLQRWGGGLELHSWSQLPHGSGLGTSSILAGAVLAAVYRCTGRSYDTSSLIHAVLHLEQILTTGGGWQDQVGGLVGGVKVARSRPILPLRVEAEQLVLPQGFLTALQQRLLLIYTGKTRLARNLLQDVVRNWYSRLPSIVQNAEQLVSNAEECARACTEGSLTKLGACMNRYWLQKKAMAPGCEPAAVRTMMDALQPIALGQSLAGAGGGGFLFILTEHAQQEQNVRQILNSTQGLCDFSVHSVEIDMEGITVIHQSTGDAQRPS
- the fcsk gene encoding L-fucose kinase isoform X2 codes for the protein MPVSAAEQSVEGPVCCLDMLLNCLSTKVCAGSPPGVWVCSTDMILSISTMPTVLWEDFTGVRAVSLPGDMSFAVNHGVYLTDTQGGVRDVIYRGSEERIRSAVLPDGKVPLVSGPVYFSSSVSERLLQTHVTPPLDGCTYLGMDSGALPLQISLFLDILMCLCSDLTEAEFVNGVRAGCSSPSGPQGEAVKSARSVLWRTLRGVPLFLVHASDGHYDYLTMSGREHIVRLTEAGSETQILSHIQELQCVSENSRIINSVLEGEVHVAAGAVVQHCHLQGPIQVNSGCLLSGLDQTVSDQLQHLPLTSDIIVQGHRVNVGELKLTVFTVFGAYDSLEAQSDDVAASFLNQTWSHFFSSTGIQREDLWGAASGARQTLLDARLFLAFMPKGGTVGLDGVRFLLGGSGSIESWRSAWRLSLREVLSLTDQQRELQWREELLFSAGRRRAADALKSHAAHNLLPCMRAAVLGGKHIELLSTLDSVASGSLADLGVAARTLACIADVLGCMAGEGKGGLRSGPAANPSWASAFSLLEQGKLEAGVVELANQRARWLNRPDLLVRAARHYEGAGQILLRKAVMSARQFVLIGQGEMPPMGEWQEVECPARLDLSGGWSDTPPIAFEHGGVVVNVSVKVDGKRPIGARVRRIPEPRLVLVSRSGPPDCSMTTQTVCNDLTDLEDHCQPHAPGALLKAVCVCSDVVCFTSPLSLEQQLLQRWGGGLELHSWSQLPHGSGLGTSSILAGAVLAAVYRCTGRSYDTSSLIHAVLHLEQILTTGGGWQDQVGGLVGGVKVARSRPILPLRVEAEQLVLPQGFLTALQQRLLLIYTGKTRLARNLLQDVVRNWYSRLPSIVQNAEQLVSNAEECARACTEGSLTKLGACMNRYWLQKKAMAPGCEPAAVRTMMDALQPIALGQSLAGAGGGGFLFILTEHAQQEQNVRQILNSTQGLCDFSVHSVEIDMEGITVIHQSTGDAQRPS